AACGCGCCCAGGGGCAGCAGGGCGAACTCAGGCAAAGGCAAGATCAGCAGGCGCAAGTCGGGGGTCATGCAGAGTGTCCAGATATCACCATGGAATGACCAGATCATACGCTGTATCGGCATCGACCTGTTTCATACTGGTCTCCTGAAAACACCCAAGGCACCTCCATGGCTCTCGATACCTGGCTCATTTACCTGCTTGCCTGCATCGGCTTGTCGCTGACTCCAGGCCCCAACAGTTTGCTGGCGCTCACCCATGGCGCACTCTATGGCGCCCGGCGCACGCTGTTCACGATCATCGGTGGTGGCGTCGGCTTCACAGCCCTGATCGCCCTCACCCTGTTTGGCCTGAGCGCACTGCTGCTGGCCTCGGCGTCGTTGCTGACAGTGATGAAGTGGGTGGGCGGTGCCTACCTGGTATGGCTGGGCATCCAGCTATGGCGCACGCCTGCATTGCATCTGCAACCGCTCGAAGCCAATACCGGGCTGAGCAATGCCGGCCTGTTCCGCCAAGGCCTGCTGTCTGCCGTGGCCAATCCGAAAGTCCTGCTCTTCTATGGCGCCTTCCTGCCCCAGTTCATCGACCCGAACCGAGGCTTGGCGATGCAGTTCGTGGTGCTGGCGGCGACCTTCGCCTGCGTGGAGTGCCTGGTCGAGTGGCTGCTGGCGCGCCTGGCGTTTCGTATCCGCCCCTGGCTGGCCAAGGGCGGCAGGGGCTTCAATCGTTGCTGTGGCAGTCTGTTCGCCCTGATTGGCGTGGCGCTGCCTTTGGGGCGCTGATCAGCCCTTGGGCGAGATCACCAGAAACACCAGCAACGCCAGGGCGGGCAGCGCGGCGCCCGCCAGTGCCACGCCGCTCCAGCCAAACTGCGCGTAGACACCGCTGGCCACCGCCGAGCCCACGGCACCGCCCAGGAAGATGCTGGTCATGTACAGCGCGTTGAGCCGGCCACGGCTGGCCGGATCGAGCGCGTACACCTCGCGTTGGCCGATCACCATGTTCATCTGCACCGCGAAATCCAGCAACACGCCCGTCAACCCCAGGCCGATCACGCTCATGCCTGGCGCGCTCAAGCCCATCAGAAGCGCCATGGGTGCCAGGGCCATCGCCAGCAACGAGCCACGCCGTGCGTGCCCCGCGTCGGCCAGGCGCCCGGCCAGCGGTGCCGCCACCGCCCCCACTGCGCCCACCAGGGCGAACAACGCGATCTGGCTCTGCGACAGACCATGCTCGCCTGCCAGGGCCAGCGGCACCGCCGTCCAGTACAGGCTGAACGCACCGAACATAAGCGCCTGGTACAGCGCACGCTGGCGCAGCAGCGGGTAGCGACGCAGCAAACCGACCAGCGACCACATCAACCCGGGGTAGCTGGCCTTGTGCTCGGGCACCCGACGCGGCAGGGTCAGCGCCAGCAGCAGGATGATTGCCAGCATCACCCCGGCCGCGCCGATGAACACTGCTCGCCAGCCGAAGTGGTCGGCCACCAGGCTCGACAGTGGCCGCGCCAGCAGGATACCCAGCAGCAACCCACCCATGATGTTGCCCACCACCCGACCGCGTTGCTGCTCCGGCGCCAGGTGGGCGGCCAGCGGGATGAGCATCTGCACCGCCACCGAACTGAAACCGATCAGCAATGCAAAGCCAAGAAACAACTGGCCCTGACCATGGCCGCTGGTGCCCGCCAGCAACAGGCTGACGGTGGCCAGCACCGCCGTGGCGATCATCAACCTGCGGTTTTCCAGCAGGTCGGCCAACGGCACCAGCAGCAGCAGGCCCAGGGCATAGCCAAGCTGGGTCAGCGACACGATGAGGCTGGCTTTTTCGGTGGACAGCCCCAGGTCCGGGGCGATCAGGCTGACGATCGGCTGGGCGTAGTAGATGTTGGCGACGATGGCGCCACAGCAGAACGCCAGCAGTGTGACCAGCGCCCGGCTCAGGCCCGGGGCCGACGGCTGGGCGACAGCGAGGGTGGGATTCATGGGAGGTTGCCTCGGGAAACGACGGAAGGTGGGTGCATGGTGCCGTGCATCGCCGTTGCAGGGAATCCGGTGCCAGCGCAACGGGCCTTTGCGCCACACGCAACGCTCTCGACGCAGGCGTTGCAGCGCCTATGAGATCGGGTGCCGCACCTGTGAGGCCATGGTTGTTAGCGGGAAACTCGCGTCGTGCAAACAAAGCGAACAACCATGGTCTGTCAGGCATAGGCACGTTGCAACCGATGTAGGAGCGGATTCATCCGCGATGCGCCGCGCGGGCGGCGCTCGGTCTCCAGAGCTCTACAAGGTTACCGCCAAGCCCCCTCTCCTCCCCCCGCCAGCAGCGCCTCGCAGAAACCGACAAAAGCCATCACCCGCCTCGACCCCCGATGATTGGGCAAGTACAGCGCATTGATGCTGGTGCTGGCCGCCCCCGGGCTCGCCTGCCAGTCACTGAATAGCCGCTGCAAGCGACCAGCCTCGACATCCTCGCGCACCAGCCAGTCGGCGAGCAGGGCGACACCGCTGCCAGCCATGGCCGCTTCGCGCAGCAGGTCGGCATTGGCGCTGCGCAGCGGGCCGGCGACATCCAGCTCCAGCGCCTGCTCACCACGCCTCAAGCGCCAGGGCCTGGCCGACTGGCCATAGCGAAAGCGCAGGCAGGCGCAGTCAGTCAACTGTCGGGGGTGCTCCAGGGGCGGGCGCTGTGCCAGGTAGGCCGGGCTGGCCACCAACCAGCGCTCGAAGCGCCCCAGCGGGCGACACACCAGCTCATCGCTGGGCGCCGGCTCCCCCAGGCGAATGGTCATGTCGTAGCGGCCATCGAGCAGGTCATCGAAGCGGTCGCTGAGGTCGATGTCCAGCTCCATCCCTGGGTGACGTGCCAGGAATGCGCCCAGGTGCGGTGCGATCACCCGCCGACCAAACTCCACCGGCAGGCACAGGCGCAGCACACCGACAGGCTCCTCGCCGCGGTCGGCCACGCGGGCATCGGCCTCGGCCAGCGCCTCGAGGATGTCCCGCGCACGCTGGTAGTAACCTGCCCCCGCCTCGGTCAGACTGACCTGGCGCGTCGAACGATTGAGCAAGGAAGCGCCCAACTCGTTCTCCAGCGCGTCGACCAGACGAGTCACCGAGGAAGTCGCCACCCCAAGCTTGCGCGCGGCGGCGGAGAACCCCTGGGCCTCGACCGTGGCCATGAACACCTTGATCGCCAGCAGCTTGTCCATTGCGATTATCCCTGGGGCAAAAACCCGGAACCTTCCTACAATCACCGGCGGTAATCAACCACGCACGAGACCACCATGCCCGACAATCTGTTCACCGCCCTGCCCGCCCTCGACCCACAGGCTGCCGAGCAATTCGACGACCTGCTGCGCCGCCCGGGGCTGCGCATCGAGCGCATCGTCTCCAGCGGCCAAGCCAGCCCAGCGGGCTTTTGGTACGACCAGGCCGAAGGCGAGTGGATCGTTCTGCTCAGCGGCAGCGCCGGGCTGCGCCTGGAGCACGAACCCGAAACCCGTGTCTTGCACCCCGGCGACTATCTGGACATCCCGCCCCACTGCCGCCACCGGGTGGAATGGACCGAGGCCGGCGTGGCCACGGTGTGGCTAGCGGTGTTCTATGGCGCCTGAACCAGTGCCTGCCCAGGCCGGCCGAGCCTGCAGCCAGTAGAAGCGCCAGGGCAGCAGCAATGCCGCCACGGCCAGGCCGCAGGCAAAACCGACCCACA
This genomic stretch from Pseudomonas entomophila harbors:
- a CDS encoding LysE family translocator, producing the protein MALDTWLIYLLACIGLSLTPGPNSLLALTHGALYGARRTLFTIIGGGVGFTALIALTLFGLSALLLASASLLTVMKWVGGAYLVWLGIQLWRTPALHLQPLEANTGLSNAGLFRQGLLSAVANPKVLLFYGAFLPQFIDPNRGLAMQFVVLAATFACVECLVEWLLARLAFRIRPWLAKGGRGFNRCCGSLFALIGVALPLGR
- a CDS encoding MFS transporter: MNPTLAVAQPSAPGLSRALVTLLAFCCGAIVANIYYAQPIVSLIAPDLGLSTEKASLIVSLTQLGYALGLLLLVPLADLLENRRLMIATAVLATVSLLLAGTSGHGQGQLFLGFALLIGFSSVAVQMLIPLAAHLAPEQQRGRVVGNIMGGLLLGILLARPLSSLVADHFGWRAVFIGAAGVMLAIILLLALTLPRRVPEHKASYPGLMWSLVGLLRRYPLLRQRALYQALMFGAFSLYWTAVPLALAGEHGLSQSQIALFALVGAVGAVAAPLAGRLADAGHARRGSLLAMALAPMALLMGLSAPGMSVIGLGLTGVLLDFAVQMNMVIGQREVYALDPASRGRLNALYMTSIFLGGAVGSAVASGVYAQFGWSGVALAGAALPALALLVFLVISPKG
- a CDS encoding LysR family transcriptional regulator, which gives rise to MDKLLAIKVFMATVEAQGFSAAARKLGVATSSVTRLVDALENELGASLLNRSTRQVSLTEAGAGYYQRARDILEALAEADARVADRGEEPVGVLRLCLPVEFGRRVIAPHLGAFLARHPGMELDIDLSDRFDDLLDGRYDMTIRLGEPAPSDELVCRPLGRFERWLVASPAYLAQRPPLEHPRQLTDCACLRFRYGQSARPWRLRRGEQALELDVAGPLRSANADLLREAAMAGSGVALLADWLVREDVEAGRLQRLFSDWQASPGAASTSINALYLPNHRGSRRVMAFVGFCEALLAGGGEGAWR
- a CDS encoding cupin domain-containing protein encodes the protein MPDNLFTALPALDPQAAEQFDDLLRRPGLRIERIVSSGQASPAGFWYDQAEGEWIVLLSGSAGLRLEHEPETRVLHPGDYLDIPPHCRHRVEWTEAGVATVWLAVFYGA